The following are encoded together in the Mustela nigripes isolate SB6536 chromosome 11, MUSNIG.SB6536, whole genome shotgun sequence genome:
- the ZC3H7A gene encoding zinc finger CCCH domain-containing protein 7A, producing the protein MSSVSEERRKRQQNIKEGLQFIQSPLSYPGTQEQYAVYLRALVRNLFNEGNDVYRERDWNNSISQYTEALNIAGYAKSEEIVIPKEIIEKLHINRIACYSNMGFHDKVLEECDAVLSLNASNCKALYRKSKALSDLGRYREAYDSVAKCSLAVPQDEHVIKLTQELAQKLGFKIRKAYVRAELSLKSVPGDGAAKALNCSVEDIEPDLLTPRQEAVPVVSVPASGFSHQVGSELASVPMMPLTSVLPLQVEESSLPSTVLANGGKTPFTMPEAFLDDGDMVLGDEIDDLLDSAPEANETVMPSALVRGALQAASVPPSIPFSASLLGTLPIGARYAPPPSFSELYPPLTSSLEDFCSSLNSFSMSDAKRDLSTSTSREGTALSGSNSSLLLMNGPGNLFASESFLGISSHPRNDFGNFFGSAVTKPPSSVTPRHPLEGTHELRQACQICFVKSGPKLMDFTYHANVDHKCKKDILIGRIKNVEDKSWKKIRPRPTKTNYEGPYYICKDVAAEEECRYSGHCTFAYCQEEIDIWTLERKGAFSREAFFGGNGTINLTVFKLLQEHLGEFIFLCEKCFDHKPRMISKRNKDNSTSCSHPVTKHEFEDNKCLVHILRETTVKYSKIRSFHGQCQLDLCRHEVRYGCLREDECFYAHSLVELKVWILQNETGISHDAIAQESKRYWQNLEANVPGAQVLGNQIMPGSLNMKIKFVCAQCLRNGQVIEPDKNRKYCSAKARHSWTRDRRAMRVMSIERKKWMNIRPLPTKKQMPLQFDLCNHIASGKKCQYVGNCSFAHSPEEREVWTYMKENGIQDMEQFYELWLKSQKNEKSDDVASQSNKENGKQIHMPTDYAEVTADFHCWMCGKNCNSEKQWQGHISSEKHKEKVFHTEDDQYCWQHRFPTGYFSICDRYVNGTCTEGNSCKFAHGNAELHEWEERRDALKMKLNKARKDHLIAPNDNDFGKYSFLFKDLN; encoded by the exons gtatatttaCGTGCTCTTGTGAGAAATCTTTTTAATGAAGGCAATGATGTTTATCGGGAACGTGATTGGAACAACTCAATAAGCCAGTACACAGAAGCTTTAAATATCGCTGGGTATGCAAAGTCTGAAGAAATTGTCATCcctaaagaaataattgaaaagctGCATATAAATCGTATTGCTTGCTATTCTAACATG GGTTTCCACGATAAAGTTTTAGAGGAGTGTGACGCTGTCCTCAGTTTAAATGCCAGTAATTGCAAAGCTCTCTATCGGAAATCAAAGGCTCTCAGCGACTTGGGAAGGTACAGAGAGGCTTACGACTCTGTAGCGAAGTGCTCCTTGGCGGTGCCTCAG GATGAACATGTAATAAAACTAACTCAAGAACTAGCTCAGAAATTGGGATTTAAGATAAGAAAAGCGTACGTCAGGGCTGAG ctttcaTTAAAATCAGTTCCTGGGGATGGGGCTGCCAAG GCTTTGAACTGTTCTGTGGAAGATATCGAGCCAG ATTTGTTGACTCCGAGGCAGGAAGCCGTTCCCGTTGTCTCTGTGCCTGCATCTGGCTTCTCTCACCAAGTGGGAAGTGAGCTGGCCTCCGTCCCCATGATGCCCTTAACTTCCGTTTTGCCGCTGCAAGTGGAAGAGAGCTCCCTGCCATCGACCGTGTTGGCGAACGGAGGGAAGACCCCCTTCACGATGCCGGAAGCATTTTTGGATGATGGAGATATGGTCCTTGGAGATGAAATAGATGACCTTCTCGATTCAGCCCCTGAAGCCAATGAAACTGTTATG ccATCAGCATTAGTCAGAGGAGCCCTCCAAGCAGCCAGTGTCCCCCCCAGCATACCCTTCTCGGCATCTCTCTTGGGCACCTTGCCCATCGGTGCGAGGTATGCTCCTCCGCCCTCCTTCTCAGAGCTGTACCCACCTTTGACTTCATCCTTGGAAGATTTCTGCTcttctttaaattcattttcaatgAGCGATGCCAAGCGAG atctGTCCACCTCAACTTCTAGAGAGGGAACAGCGCTTAGCGGCAGTAATTCCTCCCTTTTACTT ATGAATGGACCAGGCAACCTGTTTGCTTCTGAGAGTTTCCTGGGAATTTCAAGTCACCCCAGAAATGACTTTGGAAACTTTTTTGGAAGTGCAGTTACTAAACCACCTTCATCAGTGACCCCCCGACATCCCCTTGAAGGAACCCATGAACTGAGACAAGCATGTCAGATCTGTTTTGTTAAATCAG GCCCGAAGTTAATGGATTTCACTTACCATGCTAATGTGGATCATAAATGtaagaaagatattttaattgGTAGAATAAAGAATGTTGAAGataaatcatggaaaaaaatacGTCCAAgaccaacaaaaacaaattatgaaggcccatattatatatgtaaag ACGTGGCCGCTGAGGAGGAATGTAGGTACTCTGGCCACTGCACGTTCGCCTACTGCCAAGAAGAGATCGACATCTGGACGCTGGAGCGGAAAGGAGCGTTCAGCAGGGAGGCTTTCTTTGGTGGCAATGGGACGATCAACCTCACCGTATTCAAACTTCTCCAAGAGCATCTTGGGGAATTTATATTCCTTTGTGAG AAATGTTTTGATCATAAGCCTAGAAtgataagtaaaagaaataaagataattctACTTCTTGTTCTCACCCGGTTACAAAGCATGAGTTTGAAGACAATAA GTGCCTTGTCCACATTTTACGAGAGACAACGGTAAAATACTCCAAAATACGCTCTTTTCACGGCCAGTGTCAGCTTGATTTATGTCGACATGAGGTTCGATACGGCTGTTTAAGGGAAGATGAGTGCTTTTATGCACATAGTCTTGTAGAGCTGAAAGTTTGGATATTACAGAACGAAACAG GTATCTCACATGATGCTATCGCCCAAGAATCTAAACGGTATTGGCAGAATTTGGAAGCGAATGTACCTGGAGCtcag GTGCTTGGCAATCAGATAATGCCAGGATCTCTTAACATGAAGATAAAATTTGTATGTGCTCAGTGTCTGAGAAATGGCCAAGTCATTGaaccagacaaaaacagaaaatattgtAGTGCAAAAGCAAGGCACTC GTGGACCAGAGATCGGCGTGCGATGAGAGTGATGTCCATCGAACGTAAGAAGTGGATGAACATCCGTCCTCTCCCCACAAAGAAACAAATGCCTTTACAGTTTGAT CTGTGCAATCATATTGCTTCCGGGAAAAAATGTCAGTATGTCGGGAACTGTTCCTTTGCTCATAGTCCTGAGGAGCGGGAAGTGTGGACTTACATGAAGGAGAATGGGA TACAAGATATGGAGCAGTTTTATGAACTCTGGCTAAAgagtcaaaaaaatgaaaaaagtgatgACGTAGCCAGTCAATCCAacaaggaaaatggaaaacaaattcaCATGCCGACAGATTACGCTGAAGTTACT GCGGACTTCCACTGCTGGATGTGCGGCAAGAACTGTAACAGTGAGAAGCAGTGGCAGGGCCACATTTCTTCAGAGAAGCACAAGGAGAAGGTTTTTCATACCGAGGATGACCAGTACTGCTGGCAGCACCGCTTTCCAACAGGGTATTTTAGTATTTGTGATAG GTATGTGAACGGCACCTGCACGGAAGGGAACAGCTGTAAGTTCGCACACGGGAACGCCGAACTGCATgagtgggaagaaagaagggatgCCCTAAAGATGAAactcaacaaagcaagaaaagatCACTTAATCGCCCCAAATGATAATGACTTTGGAAAATAtagttttttgtttaaagatttaaacTAA